A stretch of DNA from Coccidioides posadasii str. Silveira chromosome 1, complete sequence:
CGGCGGCGGGGGTGATCACCGTGAAACTCCGCCCTCGAAAAAGCTCGGCTTAGATCAGCATTTTGACTCATATTAACTAACTTAGGCCGAAAACTTAGCAGAGCTAGTCCAAATCAAGACTAGCGTCTGTGATCCACCGAAACCTAGGAACATCATTTCTCCGGTCTTCATCCAAAAATTCCGACGAGCAGTTCGGACGGCGAGCGGAGGAGTATCGAGGAGTATTGTGCTGGCACTCGCTCAAATTTCAGAGTTCCGTCGtttgtatttatatttgtttGGTATCCTGCAGGGACAATTCCTGCAGGGCCTTTCCTAATACCTCCAAAATGGTGTCCATTCTTAAGAGAATGCGGAAGATGAAGTCTGTACGTGTTGAGCTTCCCCTCTGGCTCGAGGCCTTATTCGTCTTTCTGTACAATGATCCTGCTGACACTTTGCATATAGAGAGTATGTAGTACCCTTAGTACATACCCGGTGCCGTCTGCAGCTCCAATTGTCCCCAATTGCCTTTCCCGGCGGAGCACGCTCCCCGGCTGCCCATTGCGCTCATCGTCAAGGAACAGAATGCTAAGGACTCCATGGTGAATATAGCTTTTAGACATCAGGGTTGGCCTTGGAGCTGCCCTTCTTCCATCTGCATCATCGCCATCAAAATTCTCCCCCGTAACTCGCCTCCATCTCACGTACGCTCGCAAAATGTACGAAGGTCACATCGGCGCCCGTAGATTCTGGCGCCAGTGCCTTCCACGATTAAAATATTATAATCCCAGCGTTGCGATGTCCGTGAAGCAAACAGATGACAATGCTGGCCCGGCAGTGTTAACGCTATACTTCGCAAACAAAGACGGCGCTACACAGGCAACATCTTCGACAACCGATGAATTTGCTCCGGCTCCTACAGAATCGGAATCCTTCAAAACGATAGATGTCAAGGGCAAAAGCCTCGAGGAAATTTGGGGTAGCTTTAAGAGCATGACCGGTGCAGAAGATCTAAAGGTCTCGGAAGCTGATCGTCAAGAGCTCGAGGAGCTCTCTaagcagaaagagaaaagtgAAGTTGATCGCCAGCGGGTTGCGGGTATCCGGCAAGCGAGAAAGGACCAAGAGAAGATGCTCGCAGCAGCCAGAGCTGATGTTGAGAGGGCTAAGGAGGAGTagcttttatttttatttttctcttaTGTTCTCAACTTCAGAACCCAACTAGTGGATTTTCCCAAGGCATGCGAGGAGTTTATGGATCCTGTATTTGTTTTGTCTATGATAGCTTTTGTTTGTTTTGGTGTACAGATGAATTGCAATGTACATTAGGGATCTTTTCAGGGATCAGTGACACTCCGAGCACCTATTGTTGTGTGATGTTTTGCATCTTGCCATCGGACTCAATCAGGTTGCCATGTAGTTGTAAGATAAGAATATAAGGACGGTTGATATCAATGAATGGAGGTAGAATATATTTTGGTGTGAAGATAAGCCCGTATATGCCGCATTTCCAACTAAAAGGATTGAGATAGATTAGTGCAACATCAGGACTCCGTTCTCGTATAAGGTGTTAACATAATTTGGAACATAAACTCATTAAGAAATTGTGATTCAACTGCATTTCAACCTTTAAACAATTCATGACACAGGGTATCCCTTAAGCAGGACGCAGACACCATATAAAATTTGCACCGGGAAAGAGACTCCGAGATGATCACATTTGCTCTGAAAAAGATACAACATAATACAGGTAGAagggggagggaaaaaaaaaaaaagaattaaaatGTGAAGAAGCCATGAGAAAATTTTCTCAATAACAAATCTCTTCCCATTTGCGTCAAAGGACATTAAAATCTTTACCTAACACATCATCAGAGGCTCACATTGCAGAAAAATGTTGGAATATGTTCGTCATGCGCGGTCAGGAGTGTAGCTGGTTTCACCCAGCATACTCTGACCGGGAGCAACAGCCGGAGCCATCGATTGTGGGGTCGACTGAGGTGGGGGCTGACAAGATGCCGCAGCATTCGTCGCCGGTTGAGCTCTGTTTGCACTGGCTGCCTGGAGCCTTTGATCAAGAGCCTTAAGTGCTAAGGCTCGTCGTCGCTCTGCCTCTTCTCTTTTACCCATTGACCGCACATCTGCTCGTCCAGTCGGGTTTAAAAGACTCGGAAGACCAGCTTCACCTCGCGCAATGGCCTGTTGGTTCCCAGAGGCAATGTCCTCCGCTGAGAAAGGCGTGCATACACGAAGCGCTACGAGAATCGAATATATTCTGTCTGAAATAAACGTGATTGGTGGTTGGATCACGTCCGGGAAAAAACAGGCAAACGCAAATGTCTCACTAGCATCACCTTTGATGCCGAGACTTTGTGTAGAGGTTCCGGAGAGGTCTGGCTGTCTCTTGTAGAACCGAAGATAACTCCAGCCAATTAGAAACCCAAGCCAGCTCAGATTGAAAGTAGTATCCATTCCCAAGACCATCGCTCCGATGGCATTCAGCGCAAGGAAAATGGCAGGGAAATGCTTCACGCGCATCTTGACAACTCCTTGAAGCAAAGTGACAGTATGTTCGGGGACCAGCTGCTTGAAGGCAACTAGGAAACCAGCTTGGATCGCTACTCCACCGCATATTCCTTTTTCGCTGCCGTAACCGTCAGAATCAGGATTCAAACAAAGCAGGAAAGCAGAGCACTCCGTGCAAACTTACGCGATGGCCGAGTTACCCACGATAGCAGCAacaataatataaagaaggGTCGTGATCGTATTCGACAATAGGGCGATAACGAGAAGAAATTTACCAAATTCCATTGAACCCCAGGCACGCTCCAGGTATTTTCCACCATAGAATATTGTCGCTCCGGTCGTGATCACCGTGAAAATGTTTCGTTCCACGAAAGTCGCGCATAAGAGTGTCCACGGATATAATAGGAATCGGGCTGGTACAAGCGAGAGATATGCGATCGGGGCGGAACCTTGAACGGGACCGTACTGCTGCCATCGAGCAACGCCATAAAGAAGGGAAAGGGAACAGACTCCGGTCAGGAAAGCCCGAGTAACGGGAGGAATGTTTATTCGAGGCATAATTAACGGTCAGCAGCAGATGAGCCTAAAACAAAGCGTGGAGACTTTCGTCCACCACTATCACCACccacaagaaaaaaaatattattgCTTTAGATTAACAAAGCTATCTTTTTGCTGAGCAGCTCAAAAGTTCATGTCCTCCAAACAGTTAAGCAAGAAGAGGGTCACGTGACCACCACGGGAGCGCCCGGCGTGTATTGCGTGCCCAACATCAAATCGACAATCTCTTTGGTTGGTAGCATTCTGTGTGCAAATGCAAAACACTGTTTCATTGTGTAGTGAACATGGTGCTGGATGTCTGTCTATGTGCTTCATAAGGAAAACTTGACGAGAGGAGGATCAGCCAATTATCAGTTTGTTGTCTCGAGCCAGACGAAGAGATTGTTGCCTTTTCGTGACCTTTCCGCCTTTGCTCGCGCTTTAGAACCTATTATGCCTTTCCGAAGTCCCGGGATCTTCTCAAAACCCCTATTTCATGATATGTTGGGGAGGGGGGTCGGGAATTGAATCCATGAGCAGAGTAAACAGCCAGGCCACATGGAGCACAGAGTAATTTAATATAAACAAAACAGTGACACCAACACGGAGGTCAACAGGGTTGTTAACAAACAGACTTACCCATGAGCCAGctcactacggagtagtcaaCGAGTTTGTCAGCGTGCGGGAATACCAATTAGTCCCGGGATCGTCACCAGGCGACCTCAAACCCCTTTGAAATCGAGCCTTGCGTGGACTGCGCAGTACAGCAAGCTGCTCAACCCACACAGAGATTCAAGACACGAAAGTGATTGCTATCCCAGCAATTAGAACACCAAAGGCATGAA
This window harbors:
- a CDS encoding uncharacterized protein (EggNog:ENOG410PQK7~COG:J~BUSCO:14411at33183) produces the protein MVSILKRMRKMKSLLDIRVGLGAALLPSASSPSKFSPVTRLHLTYARKMYEGHIGARRFWRQCLPRLKYYNPSVAMSVKQTDDNAGPAVLTLYFANKDGATQATSSTTDEFAPAPTESESFKTIDVKGKSLEEIWGSFKSMTGAEDLKVSEADRQELEELSKQKEKSEVDRQRVAGIRQARKDQEKMLAAARADVERAKEE
- a CDS encoding uncharacterized protein (EggNog:ENOG410PGNB~COG:S~TransMembrane:6 (i12-29o41-61i68-85o97-120i167-184o190-205i)~BUSCO:12301at33183) — encoded protein: MPRINIPPVTRAFLTGVCSLSLLYGVARWQQYGPVQGSAPIAYLSLVPARFLLYPWTLLCATFVERNIFTVITTGATIFYGGKYLERAWGSMEFGKFLLVIALLSNTITTLLYIIVAAIVGNSAIAEKGICGGVAIQAGFLVAFKQLVPEHTVTLLQGVVKMRVKHFPAIFLALNAIGAMVLGMDTTFNLSWLGFLIGWSYLRFYKRQPDLSGTSTQSLGIKGDASETFAFACFFPDVIQPPITFISDRIYSILVALRVCTPFSAEDIASGNQQAIARGEAGLPSLLNPTGRADVRSMGKREEAERRRALALKALDQRLQAASANRAQPATNAAASCQPPPQSTPQSMAPAVAPGQSMLGETSYTPDRA